Proteins from a genomic interval of Desulfofustis limnaeus:
- a CDS encoding 2-oxoacid:acceptor oxidoreductase subunit alpha has product MNKIKRTNDFVVRFANVNGSGSASANNLFAKVVYRLGVPVSPKNVFPSNIQGLPTWYEVRVNDHGYIGRRGGADFIVAVNGQTLREDYQMVEPGGYFLYDSTRPLPDSFVRDDITVIDIPLTQLCNDAFSDNRLRQLMKNIIYIGSLAYLLDIGLEPMVDSVQRQFAKKPKLADPNVKAIEIGYHYARDHHPDSCALSIRPSERVGRQILIDGNSAAALGALYAGATVAGWYPITPSTSVIEAFERYASRYRREPETGNKKYAVVQAEDELAAIGIAIGGGWNGARSFTATSGPGISLMAEFLGLAYFAEIPVVLIDVQRSGPSTGMPTRTQQSDLLACAYASHGDTRNVLLLPADPTECFTMTADAFDLADRLQTPVIVMSDLDLGMNDHLCDPLEWQDERRYDRGKVLRGVDLDRLKKWGRYLDIDRDGICYRTLPGAHPEKGAYVTRGTSHNEYAAYTEESAAYERGMKRLLNKWETARCLVPLPERTIRDEQGRIGVIYYGSSTPATCEAIDQLEASGVRLNSMRIKAFPFRKEVFDFIDRHESVFIVEQNRDAQMRILLAGECQVAPGKLVPVINFNGLPITARMITNQIHTTLLACGQACLADRSPSPEKRS; this is encoded by the coding sequence ATGAACAAAATCAAACGCACCAACGACTTTGTCGTCCGTTTCGCCAATGTCAACGGCTCCGGGTCGGCCAGCGCCAACAATCTCTTTGCCAAGGTCGTCTATCGCCTCGGCGTGCCGGTCAGCCCCAAGAACGTCTTCCCCTCCAACATCCAGGGACTGCCCACCTGGTATGAGGTGCGGGTCAACGACCACGGTTATATCGGTCGCCGCGGCGGTGCCGATTTCATCGTCGCCGTCAACGGCCAGACCCTGCGCGAGGATTACCAGATGGTGGAGCCGGGCGGCTATTTCCTCTACGACTCGACCCGCCCCCTGCCGGACTCTTTTGTACGTGATGACATCACGGTGATCGACATCCCCCTCACCCAGCTGTGTAATGACGCTTTCAGCGATAACCGCCTCCGGCAGCTGATGAAAAATATCATCTATATCGGATCGTTGGCCTATCTGCTCGATATCGGTCTGGAACCGATGGTGGATTCGGTGCAGCGCCAGTTCGCCAAAAAACCGAAATTGGCCGACCCAAACGTGAAGGCCATCGAAATCGGTTATCATTACGCCCGCGATCATCATCCCGACAGCTGCGCCCTGTCCATCCGCCCCTCGGAGCGTGTCGGCCGGCAGATCCTGATCGACGGCAACAGTGCCGCCGCGCTCGGCGCCCTCTACGCCGGTGCGACGGTGGCCGGCTGGTATCCGATCACCCCGTCGACTTCGGTTATCGAAGCCTTTGAACGTTACGCCAGCCGTTACCGGAGAGAGCCGGAAACCGGGAACAAAAAGTACGCCGTGGTCCAGGCCGAAGACGAACTGGCCGCCATCGGCATCGCCATCGGCGGCGGTTGGAACGGTGCCCGGTCCTTCACCGCCACGTCGGGGCCGGGCATCTCGCTGATGGCTGAATTTCTCGGGCTCGCCTACTTCGCCGAGATCCCGGTGGTACTCATCGATGTGCAGCGCAGCGGACCAAGCACCGGCATGCCCACTCGGACACAGCAGTCCGACCTGCTGGCCTGCGCCTACGCGTCGCACGGGGATACGCGTAACGTGCTGCTCCTGCCCGCCGACCCCACAGAATGCTTCACCATGACCGCCGACGCGTTTGACCTGGCGGACCGTTTGCAGACCCCGGTGATTGTCATGAGCGATCTCGACCTGGGGATGAACGATCATCTCTGCGACCCACTGGAATGGCAGGACGAACGTCGTTACGACCGGGGCAAGGTGTTGCGCGGGGTCGACCTGGACCGGCTGAAAAAATGGGGCCGCTATCTGGATATCGACCGGGACGGCATCTGCTACCGAACGCTGCCCGGAGCTCATCCGGAAAAAGGCGCCTATGTCACCCGCGGCACCTCGCATAACGAATATGCCGCCTATACCGAGGAAAGCGCTGCCTATGAACGGGGTATGAAACGACTGTTGAACAAGTGGGAAACCGCCCGCTGCTTGGTACCGTTGCCCGAGCGCACGATCCGTGACGAGCAAGGCCGTATCGGTGTCATCTATTACGGTTCCTCAACCCCGGCCACCTGTGAGGCGATCGATCAGCTCGAAGCAAGCGGTGTCAGGCTCAACAGCATGCGCATCAAGGCTTTTCCCTTTCGGAAAGAAGTATTCGATTTCATTGACCGGCATGAGTCGGTGTTCATCGTCGAACAGAACCGGGACGCCCAGATGCGCATCCTGCTGGCCGGTGAATGTCAGGTCGCACCGGGCAAACTGGTGCCGGTCATCAACTTCAACGGGCTGCCGATCACGGCCCGCATGATCACCAATCAGATCCATACCACATTGCTCGCTTGCGGCCAGGCCTGTCTGGCCGACCGAAGTCCCTCCCCGGAGAAACGATCATGA
- a CDS encoding type IV pilus twitching motility protein PilT: MKKTEIEYWITAMLEAYPNVSDLNITVGKTLQVESAGILVPVAVQPPIKELTPFQTEVFALNLIGKNKRLLADLVANGSCDLSYSLSDTARFRVNIFTQKGYVTTVLRKLETKVPSIEGMNFPPAFGKMARELNGLIIFTGATGTGKTTSLAALLNRINEERSVHIVTLEDPIEYVHEHHKATFNQRELGNDFSTFAMGMRAALRQAPKVILVGEMRDRETMEIGLTAAETGHLVLSTLHTIDAGQAINRALGMFEQEEQPQIRNRLADTIRWVVSQRLLPRIGGGRIAAMEILCTSLRVKDLILNGESEEKTYYNVIKAGSALHMRTFDQHILELYADGLITEETAVTYCSYRNEIYRGIDRIKATRGEATSSLTGLAMEETEEDKRFGF; this comes from the coding sequence ATGAAAAAGACCGAGATCGAATATTGGATTACCGCCATGCTGGAGGCCTATCCCAATGTATCGGACCTCAATATCACCGTCGGCAAAACGTTGCAGGTGGAATCGGCCGGTATTCTGGTCCCGGTGGCGGTTCAGCCGCCGATCAAGGAACTGACGCCGTTTCAGACCGAGGTGTTCGCGTTGAACCTGATCGGCAAGAACAAACGTTTGCTGGCCGACCTGGTGGCCAACGGCTCCTGCGATCTGTCCTATTCCCTGAGTGATACCGCTCGCTTTCGTGTCAATATTTTCACCCAGAAGGGGTATGTCACCACGGTACTGCGTAAACTGGAAACCAAGGTGCCGAGTATCGAAGGGATGAATTTTCCTCCCGCATTCGGCAAAATGGCGCGGGAACTCAACGGTCTGATCATTTTCACCGGTGCCACCGGTACCGGTAAGACCACCTCCCTGGCCGCGCTGCTCAACCGGATCAACGAGGAGCGTTCGGTACATATCGTCACCCTGGAGGACCCGATTGAATATGTGCATGAACACCACAAGGCCACCTTCAACCAGCGCGAGTTGGGCAACGATTTCAGCACCTTTGCCATGGGCATGCGGGCTGCCCTGCGCCAGGCGCCGAAGGTCATCCTGGTGGGCGAGATGCGCGACCGCGAGACCATGGAAATCGGTTTGACGGCAGCTGAGACCGGGCATCTCGTCTTGTCAACCCTGCACACCATCGATGCCGGACAGGCCATCAACCGTGCCCTGGGCATGTTCGAGCAGGAGGAACAGCCGCAGATCCGCAACCGCCTCGCCGATACCATCCGCTGGGTGGTCAGTCAGCGGCTGTTGCCGCGCATCGGCGGCGGTCGTATCGCCGCCATGGAGATTCTCTGCACCAGCCTTCGCGTCAAAGACCTTATCTTGAACGGGGAGTCCGAGGAGAAGACCTACTACAACGTCATCAAGGCCGGCTCGGCGTTGCATATGCGTACCTTCGACCAGCACATCCTTGAGCTCTACGCAGATGGCTTGATCACCGAAGAGACGGCAGTCACCTATTGCTCCTATCGCAACGAAATCTATCGCGGTATCGACCGGATCAAGGCGACCCGTGGCGAGGCCACGTCGAGCCTGACCGGGCTGGCCATGGAAGAAACCGAAGAGGATAAGCGGTTTGGCTTTTGA
- a CDS encoding 2-oxoacid:ferredoxin oxidoreductase subunit beta: MSYTRPGFRHPESQKNRLGLTRKAYEGSISTLCAGCGHDSIVSAIITTVFEMSIEPHRIVKLSGIGCSSKTPAYFLNRAHGFNSVHGRMPSVATGANMANRDLIYLGVSGDGDTASIGMGQFAHVVRRNLNMIYICMNNGCYGLTKGQDSATADKGSQTRKGDPVALESIDLCEMAIQLGAGFVARGFSGDKKQLVPMLKAAIAHKGLAFVDVISPCVTFNNAPTSTKSYSWVREHMEVTNTFDFIPLRQEITTEYDHGTTIPVILHDGSIINLCKREDKEVITSRKEAINALEQAKGNRQILTGILYVNPASNDFHDINNTVKTPLNELGEADLCPGNTALQAFNESLR; the protein is encoded by the coding sequence ATGAGTTACACCCGTCCCGGCTTCCGCCATCCCGAGTCCCAGAAAAACCGTCTCGGACTGACACGCAAGGCCTATGAAGGCTCGATCTCGACACTGTGTGCCGGTTGCGGCCACGATTCCATCGTCAGCGCCATCATCACCACCGTCTTTGAGATGTCCATCGAGCCGCATCGCATCGTCAAGTTGTCCGGAATCGGCTGTTCATCGAAAACACCGGCCTATTTCCTCAACCGCGCCCATGGTTTCAATTCGGTGCATGGCCGCATGCCTTCGGTGGCCACCGGGGCCAATATGGCCAACCGCGACCTGATTTATCTGGGCGTCTCCGGCGACGGCGACACCGCCTCCATCGGTATGGGACAGTTTGCCCACGTGGTCCGGCGCAACCTGAACATGATCTACATCTGCATGAACAACGGCTGTTACGGCCTCACCAAGGGCCAGGACTCGGCCACCGCCGATAAGGGCTCGCAGACCAGAAAAGGCGACCCGGTCGCCCTGGAGTCCATCGATCTCTGCGAAATGGCGATCCAACTGGGCGCCGGATTCGTTGCCCGCGGCTTCTCCGGCGACAAAAAGCAATTGGTGCCGATGCTCAAGGCCGCCATCGCTCACAAGGGCTTGGCCTTTGTCGACGTAATCTCGCCCTGCGTCACCTTCAACAACGCCCCCACCTCGACCAAAAGCTACTCCTGGGTCAGGGAGCACATGGAGGTCACCAACACTTTTGACTTCATTCCGTTGCGCCAGGAGATAACCACCGAGTATGACCATGGGACGACTATCCCGGTTATCCTGCACGACGGCTCAATCATCAACCTCTGCAAGCGCGAAGACAAGGAAGTCATCACCAGCCGCAAAGAGGCGATCAATGCGCTTGAACAGGCCAAGGGCAACCGTCAGATTCTCACCGGCATCCTCTATGTGAACCCGGCCAGCAACGATTTTCACGATATCAACAACACCGTGAAAACGCCGCTCAACGAACTCGGCGAAGCTGATCTCTGCCCCGGCAATACAGCACTGCAGGCCTTTAACGAGAGCCTGCGCTGA
- a CDS encoding FAD-dependent oxidoreductase, which yields MKPTDIRNPEYFHKVIDCQYGCPAHTPVPEYIRRILHEDYTGAYLINWESNVFPGILGRVCDRPCEPVCRRCRVEKEPVAICRLKRVAADHRDDILPLLPPVPEQKNGKRVALVGAGPASLTVARDLALLGYELDLYDDQSKAGGFIRSQIPSFRLPEAVMDEEFDYILRRGGITTHFNTYVRDLKEIMARGYDAIFVGTGAPRGRDLPDLPGRAEADAFIHVGIDWLAGVVFQHVERIARRVLVLGGGNTAMDCCRTARRLGGEEVKVVVRSPREKMKASDWEIEDALREDIPIIDNHVPLEFVVDNGKLVGMRFDRVQPEYGAGGRKLVSTGAEPVFLPCDEVLLAIGQQNAFPFIGPDCNIAFNDKGLPVLDPNTLQSSVPSVFFGGDAAFGPGNIIIAVEHGHQAAISIDLFCQGRDLRRRPRPTVSLADQKLGFHDWIYDAQVTEEQRQLVPTVEKAKSLRDRLVEVELGFPPEVSKTEAKRCLNCDVQTVFDYTLCIECDACVDICPTTCINFIDNGDEDDLRSRLAVPAENRSQDLYVSDTLPTSRVMVKDENVCLHCGMCAERCPTAAWSMVKFVYQAAHAGDL from the coding sequence GTGAAACCGACCGACATCAGAAATCCGGAATATTTCCATAAGGTAATCGATTGCCAATACGGCTGCCCGGCCCATACGCCGGTGCCCGAATATATCCGCCGGATTCTCCATGAAGATTACACCGGCGCCTACCTGATCAATTGGGAGTCAAACGTCTTTCCGGGCATTCTCGGGCGCGTCTGCGACCGGCCTTGTGAGCCGGTCTGCCGTCGCTGCCGGGTGGAAAAGGAGCCGGTGGCCATCTGCCGGCTCAAGCGGGTTGCCGCCGACCACCGGGATGACATCCTGCCGCTGCTGCCGCCCGTTCCGGAGCAAAAAAACGGCAAGCGGGTGGCCCTCGTCGGGGCAGGCCCAGCCTCGCTGACCGTGGCCCGCGACTTGGCTCTGCTCGGCTACGAGCTCGATCTTTACGACGATCAGTCCAAGGCCGGCGGGTTCATCCGCAGCCAGATCCCATCTTTCCGGCTGCCGGAAGCGGTGATGGACGAGGAGTTTGACTACATCCTGCGTCGAGGCGGTATCACCACCCATTTCAACACCTATGTCCGTGACCTGAAAGAGATCATGGCCCGTGGATACGATGCCATTTTCGTCGGCACCGGTGCACCGCGCGGTCGCGATCTCCCCGATCTGCCGGGCCGGGCCGAGGCCGACGCCTTCATCCATGTCGGTATCGACTGGCTCGCCGGGGTTGTCTTTCAGCACGTGGAACGGATCGCCCGGCGCGTCCTGGTGCTGGGCGGCGGCAACACGGCCATGGATTGCTGCCGAACCGCCCGACGACTCGGCGGCGAAGAGGTGAAGGTGGTGGTGCGCAGCCCGCGAGAGAAGATGAAGGCCTCCGACTGGGAGATCGAAGATGCCCTGCGTGAGGACATCCCGATCATCGACAACCACGTGCCGCTCGAGTTTGTCGTCGACAACGGGAAACTGGTCGGCATGCGTTTTGACCGGGTCCAACCGGAGTATGGAGCGGGCGGACGGAAACTGGTTTCCACCGGTGCCGAACCAGTCTTTTTGCCCTGCGATGAAGTACTGCTGGCCATCGGTCAGCAAAACGCCTTCCCCTTCATCGGCCCTGACTGCAACATCGCCTTCAACGACAAGGGCCTGCCGGTTCTCGATCCCAACACCCTGCAATCATCGGTTCCGTCAGTCTTTTTCGGCGGCGATGCCGCCTTCGGACCCGGCAACATCATCATCGCCGTGGAACATGGACATCAGGCAGCCATCTCCATCGATCTGTTCTGCCAGGGCCGGGATCTGCGCCGTCGCCCCCGGCCGACGGTATCGTTGGCCGACCAGAAGCTCGGATTTCACGACTGGATTTATGACGCTCAGGTCACCGAAGAACAGCGGCAGCTCGTACCAACGGTGGAAAAAGCCAAAAGCCTGCGCGACCGGCTGGTCGAGGTGGAACTGGGCTTTCCGCCCGAAGTAAGCAAAACTGAGGCGAAGCGCTGCCTGAACTGTGACGTGCAGACTGTCTTCGATTACACGCTATGCATCGAATGCGATGCCTGCGTCGATATCTGCCCCACCACCTGCATCAATTTCATCGATAACGGTGATGAGGACGACCTGCGCAGCCGTCTGGCGGTGCCGGCCGAAAACCGCAGCCAGGATCTGTACGTTTCCGACACCCTGCCGACCAGCCGGGTCATGGTCAAGGACGAGAATGTCTGCCTGCACTGCGGCATGTGCGCGGAACGCTGCCCCACCGCCGCCTGGTCCATGGTCAAATTCGTCTATCAAGCCGCACACGCCGGTGATTTATGA
- a CDS encoding 30S ribosomal protein S1 gives MTEKFNQNNQAGSEELSFAELFEMEENNKVVEVGNVAHGIIIGEDDECYLVDVGDKAESYIPKSEFRHDDTAEMKIGDTVEVFVERRKDEGGLLLSREKAIAIKVWEDIAKIQEADGTIQGRIDSRVKGGMSVDIGVPAFLPYSQIDLRPVKDLDALIGQSFDFKILKFNRKRNNVVISRRAILEEERNKLREQMREKLEEGQIITGSITNITDYGLFIDMGGMDGLCHITDLSWGRVSHPAKLYKVGQEVEVKVLKYDRTNDRVSLGIKQLREDPWATVAERYPVGQKAAGKVVSITDYGVFVELEEGVEGLIHVSEMTWSKKPRHPSKMVAVGDAIEVMVLNIEPETKRISLGMKQLQPNPWDMVIESYPVGSIIEGKIKNITDFGVFIGIEEGIDGLIHVSDLSWTERIKHPAEKYSKGDTIQAVVLKIDKENERFSLGVKQLTPDPWQTAYNNYPSGTVVEGEITNVTDFGVFVKLEEGIEGLVHVSEIPKDKVKSPAEFYKVGDVLKAIVINVSAKDRKIGLSVKTLEDEGEEEAVQKIKKAEAEIAEAAPATFGDLLKAAAEGGNKSED, from the coding sequence ATGACAGAAAAATTCAACCAGAACAATCAGGCGGGAAGTGAAGAGCTGAGCTTTGCCGAGCTCTTCGAAATGGAAGAGAACAACAAGGTGGTCGAAGTCGGCAACGTCGCCCACGGTATTATTATCGGCGAAGATGACGAGTGTTATCTTGTTGATGTCGGGGATAAAGCGGAAAGTTATATTCCCAAATCGGAGTTCCGTCACGACGATACCGCCGAGATGAAGATTGGCGATACGGTCGAGGTCTTCGTCGAACGGCGTAAGGACGAAGGCGGACTGCTCCTGTCCCGAGAAAAGGCTATCGCCATCAAGGTCTGGGAAGACATCGCCAAGATCCAGGAAGCCGACGGCACGATTCAGGGCCGTATCGACAGTCGGGTCAAGGGCGGCATGTCCGTCGATATCGGCGTCCCGGCCTTTCTTCCCTACTCGCAGATCGATCTGCGGCCGGTCAAGGACCTCGACGCTCTTATCGGCCAGAGCTTCGATTTCAAGATCCTCAAGTTCAACCGCAAGCGCAATAACGTTGTTATCTCCCGTCGGGCGATCCTCGAGGAGGAGCGGAACAAACTGCGCGAGCAGATGCGGGAAAAACTGGAAGAGGGTCAAATCATCACCGGTTCCATTACCAATATCACCGATTACGGTCTGTTCATCGATATGGGCGGGATGGACGGCCTTTGCCATATTACCGATCTCAGCTGGGGACGGGTTTCCCATCCGGCCAAGCTCTACAAAGTCGGCCAGGAAGTCGAGGTCAAGGTCCTCAAGTACGACCGCACCAACGACCGGGTCTCTCTGGGTATCAAACAATTGCGTGAAGATCCGTGGGCCACGGTGGCCGAACGGTATCCGGTCGGTCAGAAGGCTGCCGGCAAAGTGGTTTCCATCACCGATTACGGCGTCTTCGTTGAGTTGGAAGAAGGCGTTGAGGGTCTGATCCACGTTTCGGAGATGACGTGGTCGAAAAAACCGCGTCACCCGTCCAAGATGGTTGCCGTCGGCGATGCCATCGAGGTCATGGTGCTCAATATTGAACCGGAGACCAAGCGGATTTCCCTCGGCATGAAGCAGTTGCAGCCCAACCCGTGGGATATGGTGATCGAGAGCTATCCGGTCGGTTCGATCATCGAAGGAAAGATCAAAAACATCACTGACTTCGGTGTCTTTATCGGTATCGAGGAGGGCATCGATGGTTTGATCCATGTCTCCGACCTGTCCTGGACCGAGCGTATCAAGCATCCGGCCGAGAAGTACAGCAAAGGCGACACCATCCAAGCCGTGGTGTTGAAGATCGATAAGGAGAACGAACGGTTCTCTCTCGGTGTGAAGCAATTGACTCCGGATCCGTGGCAGACTGCCTACAACAATTATCCGTCCGGTACGGTGGTCGAGGGCGAGATCACCAACGTCACCGATTTCGGGGTGTTCGTGAAGCTCGAGGAAGGTATCGAGGGGTTGGTTCACGTCTCGGAGATTCCGAAAGACAAGGTAAAAAGTCCGGCTGAGTTCTATAAGGTCGGTGATGTACTGAAGGCCATTGTCATCAATGTTTCAGCCAAGGACCGCAAGATCGGTCTGTCGGTAAAAACACTGGAAGACGAAGGTGAAGAAGAAGCGGTACAGAAGATCAAGAAGGCTGAGGCGGAAATCGCCGAGGCCGCGCCTGCTACGTTTGGCGATCTCTTGAAGGCGGCGGCGGAAGGGGGCAACAAGTCGGAAGACTGA
- a CDS encoding DEAD/DEAH box helicase, with amino-acid sequence MLRRVNRLIGGAARRLNRLVHSSSTVYRRISRLGRQKSEATPPPAEPVAELLAKNQPELDQVNLGSTGIHQPVPAEPKTVVKTSRRVWTVDDFPVDPLPGKTRFHDFSIDRRVMQGIADQEFRYCTPIQEQGLPIVLNGRDLIGRAQTGTGKTAVFLIGIFCRLLQDQERPPPGHPRALIIAPTRELVLQIVKDGRTLGAHTPLKMVAVYGGSDVKTQGEALRQQRFDVVAATPGRLLDYLRRGVLALDRCTTLVLDEADRMLDMGFLPDVRRILAHLPGSEKRQTLLFSATISDDVRRLADRWCHRPVYQEAGEQSVSVEKIEQRVYLTTSEEKFTLLYNLIKGRDHGRILIFENMKSDAAALAARLRTYGIDNLLLTGDVPQTKRLSRLEAFRAGGDRIMVATDVAGRGIHVDDIVYVVNYTLPDEPENYVHRIGRTGRAGAAGVAVSFACERGAFAIPDIEAFIGRPLPCTEPEVDMLAPLPEPSMAEKKGSRRSNRPRSGRKNRQSRPGSSR; translated from the coding sequence ATGTTGAGGCGCGTCAACCGGTTGATCGGCGGAGCTGCACGGCGGCTGAATCGACTGGTACATTCATCGTCCACCGTCTATCGACGCATATCTCGTCTTGGTCGGCAGAAAAGCGAGGCAACGCCGCCTCCGGCAGAGCCCGTCGCCGAGTTGCTAGCGAAAAACCAGCCCGAACTGGACCAGGTCAATCTCGGCAGCACTGGAATTCACCAGCCGGTGCCTGCTGAACCGAAAACGGTGGTGAAAACGTCCAGGCGCGTTTGGACCGTCGACGATTTTCCGGTGGATCCGTTACCCGGCAAGACCCGATTCCACGATTTCTCCATTGACCGGCGGGTTATGCAGGGCATTGCCGATCAGGAATTTCGCTATTGTACGCCAATCCAGGAGCAGGGCTTGCCGATCGTTCTGAACGGGCGGGACCTGATCGGCCGAGCCCAGACCGGAACCGGCAAGACGGCGGTCTTTCTCATCGGTATTTTCTGTCGTCTGTTGCAGGACCAGGAGCGGCCGCCTCCCGGTCATCCCCGGGCGTTGATCATTGCCCCGACCCGGGAACTGGTTCTGCAGATCGTCAAGGACGGCCGGACTCTCGGCGCTCACACGCCGCTGAAGATGGTGGCCGTCTATGGTGGCTCCGATGTGAAGACCCAGGGTGAGGCGTTGCGGCAGCAGCGCTTCGATGTGGTCGCCGCAACGCCGGGCCGGTTACTCGATTACCTGCGTCGTGGCGTTCTGGCGCTCGATCGTTGCACGACGCTGGTTCTGGATGAGGCGGATCGCATGCTCGACATGGGCTTTTTGCCGGATGTCCGGCGGATTCTGGCCCATCTGCCGGGATCAGAGAAGCGGCAGACCCTGCTCTTCTCGGCGACCATCTCCGACGATGTCCGACGTCTTGCGGATCGCTGGTGTCACCGGCCGGTCTACCAGGAGGCTGGTGAACAGAGTGTCTCGGTGGAGAAGATCGAACAGCGGGTATACCTGACCACCTCCGAGGAAAAATTCACCCTGCTCTACAATCTCATCAAGGGACGAGACCACGGACGGATCCTCATCTTCGAAAACATGAAGAGTGACGCCGCCGCCCTGGCGGCCCGGTTGCGGACTTACGGCATCGACAACCTGCTGCTGACCGGTGATGTGCCGCAGACCAAGCGGCTGTCGCGACTCGAGGCGTTTCGCGCCGGTGGGGATCGGATCATGGTGGCAACCGATGTGGCGGGCCGGGGCATCCACGTGGATGATATCGTCTATGTGGTCAACTACACGCTGCCTGACGAGCCGGAAAACTATGTGCACCGTATCGGTCGCACCGGCCGTGCCGGCGCCGCCGGGGTCGCCGTCAGTTTTGCCTGCGAGCGGGGGGCATTCGCCATCCCGGATATCGAGGCCTTCATCGGTCGGCCGTTGCCCTGCACTGAACCGGAGGTTGATATGCTGGCGCCCCTTCCGGAACCATCGATGGCCGAAAAAAAAGGATCACGGCGGTCCAACCGACCGCGATCCGGACGGAAAAATCGACAGAGCCGGCCGGGATCTTCCCGGTGA